The following proteins are encoded in a genomic region of Drosophila willistoni isolate 14030-0811.24 chromosome 3R, UCI_dwil_1.1, whole genome shotgun sequence:
- the LOC6650794 gene encoding ATP-binding cassette sub-family D member: MTVFSKYVDRIAEKCEQNGLSKHAFSYALVTSAILALTIKVSIPYISNTPSQSQKGKSKINKGVLTPSETDGSDEDLKLAEAEKLLVEQQLKKKKTNKQMVEPGLNKEFMKQLTMLGKIMIPQAICYETGLLTVHTFCLISRTFLSIYVAALEGAIVKFIVRKDVKQFALVLLKWFGIAIPATFVNSMIRFLESKLALAFRTRLVRHSYRLYFKNQNYYRVSNLDGRIENADHRLTEDISVFASSVAHLYSSLTKPCFDLMLIGLALMRSSRKMKANILTGPALSVSVIALTAHILRIVSPKFGQLVSEEANRYGYLRHIHSRIITNAEEIAFYGGHKVEMQQLRQAYNRLVNQMNNIFSQKLWFVMLEQFFMKYVWSGTGMIMVSLPILTGAAGAETPSAISGTNESNVSERTQYLTTARNLLISAADAIERLMSSYKEVVALAGYTYRVAGMMDVFEETAQGIYSKVTVAENDDMNGIIEFRDGKPIAKGRIIYTDDPGYMSISLKAVPVVTPNCDIVVPSLTLCIEPGVHLLITGPNGCGKSSLFRILSGLWPIYAGELHIPRPVEDKPCMFYIPQRPYMSIGSLCDQIIYPDTREDMKRKDIDENQLRDILKMVSLEHIAQRDSFDVVRDWKDILSGGEKQRMAVARLFYHKPKYALLDECTSAVSIDVESSIYESAKSMGITLLTITHRPTLWKYHTHILEFDGMGSWRFRKMDANEQQKEQFLQ; this comes from the exons ATGactgtcttttcaaaatacgTCGACCGCATTGCGGAGAAATGCGAGCAGAATGGGCTCTCCAAGCACGCCTTCAGCTATGCCTTAGTGACTAGTGCGATATTAGCATTAACTATAAAAGTCAGCATTCCATATATATCAAACACTCCGTCCCAAAGTCAGAAGGGAAAATCCAAGATCAACAAGGGCGTGTTAACGCCATCGGAGACCGATGGATCCGACGAAGATTTGAAACTGGCGGAGGCCGAGAAGCTGTTGGTCGAGCAACAgctgaaaaagaaaaaaaccaacaaacaaatggTTGAGCCAGGACTTAATAAGGAGTTCATGAAACAGCTGACAATGCTGGGAAAAATTATGATACCGCAGGCCATTTGCTATGAAACAGGATTGCTTACTGTGCACACATTTTGCCTGATATCTCGAACCTTTCTTAGCATTTACGTGGCTGCCTTGGAAGGTGCAATTGTGAAGTTCATTGTGCGAAAAGATGTGAAGCAGTTTGCTCTTGTCCTACTAAAATGGTTCGGAATCGCAATACCAGCGACGTTTGTGAATTCCATGATACGCTTTCTAGAGAGCAAACTGGCCCTAGCCTTCCG AACTCGTTTAGTGCGTCATTCATATCGGCTTTATTTCAAGAACCAAAACTACTACAGGGTCTCCAATTTGGATGGACGCATTGAAAATGCGGATCACag gCTCACTGAAGACATATCGGTATTCGCCAGCTCCGTGGCTCATTTGTACAGCAGTTTGACTAAACCCTGTTTTGATCTAATGTTGATAGGTCTAGCATTAATGCGGTCATCTAGAAAAATGAAAGCAAATATTCTAACAG GTCCTGCTCTATCCGTTAGCGTCATTGCTCTAACTGCACATATTTTAAGGATTGTGTCACCTAAATTTGGCCAATTGGTGTCTGAGGAAGCCAATCGATATGGTTACCTTAGACATATTCATTCACGTATAATCACAAATGCGGAAGAGATTGCTTTCTATGGCGGACATAAG GTGGAGATGCAACAGTTGAGACAGGCCTATAACCGCCTGGTTAACCAAATGAATAACATATTTAGCCAAAAACTGTGGTTTGTCATGCTAGAGCAGTTTTTCATGAAGTATGTGTGGTCCGGTACGGGTATGATCATGGTTTCATTGCCCATATTAACTGGAGCTGCTGGTGCTGAGACTCCTAGTGCGATATCCGGAACGAATGAGTCTAACGTGAGCGAGCGTACTCAGTACTTGACAACTGCAAGGAATCTGCTCATTTCGGCAGCCGACGCCATAGAGCGTTTAATGTCCTCTTATAAGGAGGTTGTAGCGTTGGCTGGGTACACATACCGGGTTGCCGGAATGATGGACGTTTTCGAGGAGACCGCCCAAGGCATATATAGTAAGGTCACTGTAGCCGAGAACGACGACATGAATGGCATTATAGAGTTCCGAGATGGCAAGCCTATAGCCAAGGGCCGCATCATTTACACCGACGATCCTGGATATATGTCAATCAGTCTGAAAGCAGTACCAGTCGTGACTCCCAACTGTGATATCGTTGTGCCAAGCTTAACGCTCTGTATTGAGCCCGGGGTTCACCTGTTAATAACAGGTCCAAATGGGTGCGGCAAATCCAGCCTGTTTCGCATTTTAAGTGGACTTTGGCCGATATATGCGGGCGAGCTGCATATACCGCGTCCAGTGGAGGACAAACCTTGCATGTTCTACATACCACAACG ACCATATATGTCCATAGGAAGCCTGTGCGACCAAATTATCTACCCAGATACGAGAGAAGACATGAAGCGAAAGGACATCGATGAGAATCAATTGAGAGACATCTTAAAAATGGTTAGCCTGGAACATATTGCTCAACG AGACAGCTTTGATGTTGTTCGCGATTGGAAGGATATACTTTCAGGAGGTGAAAAACAAAGGATGGCCGTAGCACGACTGTTTTACCATAA GCCGAAATATGCCCTTCTTGATGAATGCACCAGCGCCGTGTCTATAGATGTGGAGAGTTCGATCTATGAATCAGCCAAAAGTATGGGCATCACGCTTTTGACAATAACTCATCGACCCACTTTATg GAAATATCATACGCACATACTGGAATTCGACGGTATGGGAAGCTGGAGATTTAGGAAAATGGATGCCAATGAGCAACAAAAAGAACAGTTCCTTCAATAA
- the LOC6650792 gene encoding LOW QUALITY PROTEIN: fibulin-2 (The sequence of the model RefSeq protein was modified relative to this genomic sequence to represent the inferred CDS: deleted 2 bases in 1 codon) translates to MRSSTQCTVIHLILLIVVVVVVHNPGETLADEERISDYIRRCCISGLRQARTANSCENVSEVNSIPALWLGLCHSTFEVCCSREVDHLSCELGRLAAIEGARCNKFPPANSSSTTGAYADCCRACQVGLAVKASQQNCRDPLFSFLSAIESYRLCCDDAESYFPNYSGSKHRHQDENIPQEGELPILSGETADGTIVLTGDNNDICGEIPNLCAQICENTVEAYECKCHPGFQLDENNVTCSAISEKKNLCPNGYRLDGMQGKCVDIDECKEQLHECKTTQYCHNTIGGYHCLNVKTNECSSGYHFDEKSEECKDDNECEQSPSPCDADQECTNYPGGYKCIKSLLPSPNTLDSSQCGSGFYLKDDGSCVDIDECAQNTTNNCHIHLHKECRNTLGSFFCHCQAGYSLDVTQDRCVDINECSINNHNCLPTQRCDNTIGSYICTRLQSCGTGYTLNAETGICDDDDECALGTHNCPISYDCYNTKGSFRCHRKTTTSTTTTTTTTSTTIRPPLVEKSPNLRYPYGGLTSRKRLPCATGFNRNHLGACVDINECYEGEPCGSHERCINTNGHYRCESLLQCSGGYKSTPDGTSCIDIDECETGEHNCGDTQKCLNRNGGYICACHTGHQMSRLSTGLDTCVDINECTSAQRVCPSNANCFNTIGSYYCECKSGFEKKTDNSQASGDSTAQCFDVDECEAISGLCQQKCVNFWGGYRCSCHMGYQLGQDNRTCNDIDECEVHKDYKLCMGSCVNTAGSYQCSCPRGYTLAADEKTCRDIDECEGSTENHVCTGRHDICTNIRGSFKCTTINCPYGYMNDPEQKNRCRQKATYCEGEDCYTKPSAYTYNFITFVSKLMVPPDGRTIFTLRGPIWYNNIEFDLKIVRIQAAPNIERATESHFDTLKSNNQVNLLLKRALDGPQDIELELSMTVFTTNAMPRGKSVAKLFLFVSQYPF, encoded by the exons ATGCGATCGTCAACGCAGTGTACCgtaattcatttaatattattgatcgtcgttgtcgtcgtcgttcaCAATCCCGGTGAAACCCTGGCAGATG aaGAGAGAATTTCCGACTATATACGGAGATGCTGTATTAGTGGTCTTCGACAAGCGCGTACGGCCAATTCCTGTGAAAATGTCTCCGAGGTCAATAGCATTCCAGCTCTTTGGCTTGGATTGTGCCACTCAACTTTTGAGGTATGCTGCTCCCGCGAGGTTGATCACTTGAGCTGTGAATTGGGTCGCTTGGCTGCAATAGAAGGCGCACGTTGTAATAAATTTCCGCCAGCTAATTCAAGCTCAACGACCGGAGCATATGCTGACTGCTGTCGTGCCTGCCAAGTTGGACTGGCTGTCAAGGCTAGTCAACAAAATTGCAGAGACCCGTTATTCTCCTTCCTTTCGGCTATTGAGTCATATCGCCTCTGTTGCGACGACGCTGAGAGCTACTTTCCCAATTACTCCGGGTCCAAGCACAGGCATCAAGATGAGAACATT CCCCAGGAGGGAGAACTCCCGATACTG AGTGGAGAAACAGCAGATGGAACAATAGTTCTCACTGGCGATAATAATGATATTTGTGGTGAAATTCCGAATCTCTGTGCACAAATCTGTGAAAATACGGTTGAAGCCTACGAGTGCAAGTGCCATCCAGGATTTCAACTGGATGAAAACAACGTTACATGTTCGGCTATATCTGAGAAGAAAAATCTTTGTCCCAACGGATATCGCCTGGATGGAATGCAGGGCAAATGCGTTGATATAGACGAGTGTAAGGAGCAGTTGCATGAGTGCAAAACAACACAATATTGTCACAACACAATTGGCGGATATCACTGCCTCAATGTGAAGACGAACGAATGCTCCTCCGGTTACCACTTCGACGAAAAGTCTGAAGAATGTAAAG ATGACAACGAGTGCGAGCAATCGCCGTCGCCATGTGATGCTGATCAGGAATGCACCAACTATCCTGGCGGGTATAAATGCATCAAAAGTTTACTACCCTCTCCGAACACTTTAGACAGCAGCCAGTGTGGAAGTGGCTTTTACTTAAAGGACGACGGGAGCTGTGTTGATATTGACGAATGTGCCCAAAACACGACCAATAACTGTCATATACATTTGCATAAGGAATGCAGAAATACGTTGGGCAGCTTCTTCTGCCATTGCCAGGCTGGCTACAGTCTGGATGTCACCCAAGATCGATGTGTCG ATATTAACGAGTGCTCCATTAACAATCACAACTGTCTGCCAACTCAGAGATGCGATAACACGATCGGATCATACATTTGCACG CGGCTCCAAAGCTGTGGTACGGGCTATACGTTGAATGCTGAAACTGGAATCTGCGACG ATGACGATGAGTGCGCCTTGGGAACCCACAACTGTCCAATCAGCTACGACTGTTACAATACCAAGGGCTCATTTCGATGTCatagaaaaacaacaaccagcACTACAACCACGACGACAACCACATCCACCACAATCCGGCCGCCGCTTGTTGAGAAATCACCCAATCTGCGCTACCCATATGGAGGGTTGACCTCCCGCAAGCGACTACCATGTGCAACAGGGTTTAACCGAAACCACCTTGGGGCTTGTGTTG ATATCAATGAGTGCTATGAAGGAGAACCATGTGGCAGCCACGAGCGTTGCATAAATACCAATGGCCACTACAGATGCGAGAGCCTACTGCAGTGCTCCGGGGGCTACAAATCGACTCCCGACGGAACATCCTGTATTG ACATTGACGAGTGCGAGACGGGAGAGCACAATTGTGGCGACACGCAAAAATGCCTTAATCGCAATGGAGGCTATATCTGCGCTTGTCATACGGGTCATCAGATGTCCCGTCTATCCACCGGTCTCGATACCTGTGTCGACATCAACGAATGTACCTCCGCCCAGCGTGTATGTCCTTCCAATGCAAACTGCTTCAACACTATAG GTTCTTATTACTGCGAATGTAAATCTGGATTCGAGAAGAAGACTGACAATAGTCAGGCTTCTGGGGACTCTACAGCTCAATGCTTCGATGTTGATGAGTGCGAAGCTATTTCTGGCCTTTGCCAACAGAAGTGTGTCAACTTTTGGGGTGGCTATCGGTGCTCGTGCCACATGGGATATCAACTGGGACAAGACAATCGCACGTGCAACGACATAGACGAATGCGAAGTTCACAAGGACTACAAGCTATGCATGGG CTCTTGTGTCAACACTGCTGGATCTTATCAGTGCTCGTGTCCACGTGGATACACCTTGGCGGCAGACGAAAAAACTTGCCGCGACATTGATGAATGTGAGGGCAGTACCGAAAATCATGTGTGCACCGGTCGG CAtgatatatgtacaaatataCGAGGGAGCTTTAAATGCACGACCATCAACTGCCCCTATGGATATATGAACGATCCCGAACAGAAGAA CAGGTGCAGACAAAAGGCCACATACTGTGAAGGAGAAGACTGCTACACAAAGCCTTCTGCGTATACCTATAATTTCATTACATTTGTATCCAAATTAATGGTTCCTCCAGACGGGCGCACTATATTCACTTTGCGTGGGCCAATATGGTACAACAACATTGAATTTGACCTAAAGATTGTGCGAATTCAAGCCGCCCCCAACATTGAAAGGGCAACCGAAAGTCATTTTGA TACGTTGAAGAGCAATAACCAAGTGAATCTCTTGTTGAAAAGGGCTTTGGACGGTCCCCAGGATATTGAGCTTGAGTTGAGCATGACGGTTTTCACAACGAACGCAATGCCCCGAGGAAAAAGCGTTGCCAAATTGTTTCTCTTTGTATCGCAATACCCTTTCTAA
- the LOC6650791 gene encoding protein yellow: MNLLSNTITTLCIIGLGISLVCLSDGTLVEKNLEEIFPHRLGLTSGLHPSIQPLFTVVNEWKYLDFEYPTFVKRQRAISNGEFVPKNNLPLGIDVHRNRLFITTPRWRDGVPASLSTVPYPAIETSPNLHPYPNWEAHGDPFNPDCSKLISVYRTAIDSCQRLWLIDSGIVNATISLRQICPPKIVAFDLTTDQMIVSYTLPQSQIKEESLYSNIVVDVRDSCDDTHAFVTDVWRFGIVVFSLKNNRSWRVTNFNFSPNPVAADFKVYGLNFQWLDGVFGMSLSFDPISRQRVLYFHPMASFKEFMVSTDLLLNESLWVNGTQDVAQYFFPIGDRGFNGQSSTSGIARNGVMFYTQVHRDNIGCWDTAKPYIRSNLGLLLDAQNSSTVIQFPNDLKVDNEEDQGVWIMSNRLPIYLYSQLDYGDINFRILRTGVASQGGLPAICDPNNKLISRSSKTAIVSIEEGQCY; this comes from the exons ATGAATCTATTATCTAATACCATTACGACTCTTTGTATCATTGGCCTTGGAATAAGTTTGGTTTGCCTAAGCGATGGCACATTGGTTGAGAAAAACTTAGAGGAAATTTTCCCACATCGTCTAGGATTGACATCCGGcctccatccatccatccagcCTCTTTTCACGGTTGTAAATGAATGGAAATACTTAGATTTTGAGTATCCAACCTTCGTCAAAAGGCAACGTGCAATATCGAATGG CGAATTCGTACCGAAAAATAACCTGCCCTTAGGCATTGATGTGCATCGAAATCGACTCTTTATAACGACACCGCGTTGGCGTGATGGTGTTCCTGCCAGTCTGAGCACTGTGCCGTATCCGGCAATAGAGACGTCTCCAAATTTACATCCATACCCTAACTGGGAGGCGCATGGAGATCCCTTTAACCCAGACTGTTCGAAGCTAATCTCCGTCTACCGGACTGCAATAGATTCGTGTCAACGCCTCTGGCTCATCGACTCCGGCATTGTAAATGCCACAATCAGTCTTCGACAAATATGTCCCCCGAAAATAGTTGCCTTTGATTTGACTACTGACCAAATGATTGTTAGCTACACTCTACCTCAATCCCAGATCAAAGAGGAATCCTTGTACTCTAACATCGTGGTAGATGTGCGCGATAGCTGCGACGACACACATGCTTTTGTCACCGATGTTTGGCGGTTTGGCATTGTTGTCTTCAGCTTAAAGAACAACAGAAGTTGGCGTGTAACCAATTTTAACTTTTCACCTAACCCAGTTGCAGCCGACTTTAAAGTCTATGGGCTGAACTTTCAATGGCTAGACGGAGTTTTTGGGATGAGTTTGTCATTCGATCCGATAAGTAGACAACGTGTGCTGTACTTCCACCCTATGGCCAGCTTTAAG GAATTCATGGTGTCCACCGATCTTTTGTTGAACGAGTCCTTATGGGTGAATGGCACTCAGGATGTGGCCCAATATTTTTTTCCTATCGGCGATCGTGGTTTCAATGGGCAATCCTCAACATCTGGAATTGCGCGTAATGGCGTAATGTTTTACACACAAGTTCATCGGGACAACATCGGTTGCTGGGACACTGCCAAGCCCTACATACGCTCCAACCTGGGATTACTCCTTGATGCCCAAAACTCTTCAACTGTAATTCAGTTCCCCAATGACTTAAAGGTCGACAACGAGGAAGATCAGGGTGTTTGGATCATGAGCAATCGCCTTCCTATTTACTTATACAGTCAGCTTGATTATGGCGATATTAATTTCCGAATTCTGAGAACTGGAGTCGCCTCACAGGGTGGCCTTCCAGCCATATGCGATCCAAACAACAAGCTCATAAGCAGATCATCAAAAACAGCGATTGTATCGATAGAAGAGGGTCAATGCTAttag
- the LOC6650793 gene encoding adapter molecule Crk: MDTFDVSDRSSWYFGSMSRQDATEVLMNERERGVFLVRDSNSIVGDYVLCVREDTKVSNYIINKVQQQDQIVYRIGDQSFENLPRLLTFYTLHYLDTTPLRRPAQKKVEKVIGKFDFVGSDQDDLPFQRGEVLTVIRKDEDQWWTARNSSGQVGQIPVPYVQRYEDTIEEDGFDNGVLGGSSSTITRCNLLSSGSSEQPMVPSSSTTSTLKRTDLNRKLPAYARVKQSRVPNAYDKTALKLEIGDIIKVTKTNINGQWEGELKGRKGHFPFTHVEFVDDCDLGNNSSDIRINTASSNDWVEQ; encoded by the exons ATGGATACCTTTGATGTGTCCGACAGGAGCAG CTGGTACTTTGGTTCCATGTCCCGACAAGATGCCACTGAAGTGTTAATGAACGAACGCGAGCGTGGTGTTTTCTTGGTCCGTGATAGCAACTCAATAGTTGGAGACTATGTTCTGTGTGTTAG GGAAGACACCAAGGTCAGCAATTATATCATTAACAAAGTGCAGCAGCAGGACCAAATTGTTTATCGTATTGGGGATCAATCTTTTGAGAATCTACCGCGACTATTGACGTTTTATACACTGCATTATTTGGATACCACTCCGCTAAGACGGCCTGCGCAGAAGAAGGTGGAAAAAGTGATAGGAAAATTTGATTTCGTTGGAAGC GACCAGGACGACTTGCCCTTTCAAAGGGGCGAGGTTCTTACTGTCATCCGAAAAGACGAAGATCAGTGGTGGACAGCCCGTAATTCTTCAGGCCAAGTTGGACAAATACCGGTGCCCTATGTACAAAGG TATGAAGACACCATTGAAGAAGATGGCTTTGATAATGGAGTTCTAGGAGGAAGCAGCTCTACTATTACGCGCTGTAATTTATTGTCTAGCGGCAGCTCCGAACAGCCCATGGTACCTTCCAGCTCGACTACCAGTACTTTGAAAAGAACAGATTTAAAT CGTAAATTGCCGGCTTACGCTCGGGTGAAACAGTCAAGAGTCCCAAATGCCTACGACAAGACTGCTTTGAAGCTGGAAATAGGTGACATTATTAAAGTCACTAAAACTAACATCAATGGACAATGGGAGGGCGAGCTGAAAGGACGCAAAGGCCACTTTCCATTTACCCATGTTGAGTTTGTCGATGATTGTGATTTAGGCAATAACAGTTCGGACATTCGGATAAATACGGCCTCCAGCAACGATTGGGTGGAACAATAA